Proteins co-encoded in one Glandiceps talaboti chromosome 22, keGlaTala1.1, whole genome shotgun sequence genomic window:
- the LOC144452102 gene encoding cilia- and flagella-associated protein 299-like: MADEEATAGSDNIVTEFNTYEDFLDSQITSLDLYYLEDEELARQLVELGYRGSGEVLKREEFEARKAAAEASRLSKRSQQKTLASSGKDLKNIFLKALAQREEANRSGKMTTIIFIRDKNSRGQEISGYIDYAHRLKTEDFEPYFSGRKRLLPRPSDLSFYNWETQTSTSNPTPNYQVIAENASGLLFKNKRDRKILNVDPKAPTPGDNSTRTVVECQQYTQVVIYDHITRRKT, translated from the exons ATGGCGGACGAAGAAGCCACAGCGGGCAGTGACAATATTGTCACCGAATTCAATACTTACGAAGATTTTCTCGACTCTCAGATTACGTCGCTAGATTTATACTATCTTGAG GATGAAGAACTGGCAAGACAACTTGTTGAACTTGGGTATCGTGGTAGTGGTGAAGTACTCAAAAGAGAGGAGTTTGAAGCCAGGAAAGCAGCTGCAGAGGCCAGTAGACTTTCTAAGAGAAGTCAACAAAA AACCTTAGCTAGTTCGGGAAAAGATCTAAAGAATATCTTTTTAAAAGCATTAGCCCAAAGGGAAGAAGCAAACAGAAGTGgtaaaatgacaacaattatATTTATTCGGGACAAAAACTCACGAGGTCAGGAAATCTCGGGCTACATTGATTACGCTCACAGATTGAAAACCGAAGATTTTGAACCATATTTTTCTGGTAGAAAGAGGCTTCTTCCAAGGCCGTCTGATTTGAG CTTCTACAATTGGGAGACACAGACATCAACATCCAACCCTACACCTAACTATCAAGTCATTGCTGAGAATGCATCAGGCTTACTATTCAAAAACAAGAGAGATAGAAAGATACTTAATGTTGATCCAAAG GCACCAACACCAGGTGATAACTCAACTAGGACTGTTGTAGAGTGTCAGCAATACACCCAGGTTGTCATTTATGATCATATCACCAGAAGGAAAacataa